Proteins encoded in a region of the Marinomonas maritima genome:
- a CDS encoding 5'-nucleotidase, lipoprotein e(P4) family gives MSSTVFRTWVLSAALLTGSFSLPTLAHDADFSAKNLNEQLVMSTLWMQASAEYKAMSYQAFNLAKMQFDHYVSQHTGDKKIAVVVDADETVIDNTGYQAWLIGKDFGYSSKTWGEWMDAAEARAMPGATAFLNYVASNGGEVFYITNRKVSGLEGTRKNLQDLGFPNVDDAHLMLRDSTSDKQPRREAIAKDYDIALFMGDNLNDFSNDFRTKSLAASDAAVEKNKALFGTQFIMLPNPAYGDWEGKVYDGNWGASAAEKDQMRKSKFHVWQPAE, from the coding sequence ATGTCTTCTACTGTTTTTCGAACGTGGGTGCTTTCAGCTGCACTATTAACGGGTAGCTTCTCTTTGCCTACTCTTGCTCATGACGCAGATTTCTCTGCTAAAAATTTAAACGAACAATTGGTCATGTCGACGTTATGGATGCAAGCGTCCGCTGAATATAAAGCCATGTCATATCAAGCATTTAACTTGGCAAAAATGCAATTTGATCATTACGTAAGCCAGCATACCGGCGATAAAAAAATTGCGGTCGTGGTAGATGCTGATGAAACGGTTATCGACAACACTGGTTACCAAGCGTGGTTGATCGGTAAAGATTTTGGTTACTCTAGCAAAACATGGGGCGAGTGGATGGACGCCGCAGAAGCGAGAGCTATGCCCGGCGCGACAGCCTTTTTAAATTATGTGGCGAGCAACGGTGGAGAAGTCTTTTATATTACCAATCGAAAAGTATCGGGTTTAGAAGGCACTCGTAAGAATTTGCAAGACTTAGGATTTCCTAACGTGGATGATGCGCATCTGATGTTGCGTGACAGTACCAGTGATAAACAACCTCGCCGCGAAGCGATTGCGAAAGATTATGATATCGCCTTGTTTATGGGAGATAACCTAAACGATTTTTCTAATGACTTTAGAACAAAAAGCTTAGCCGCTAGTGATGCCGCCGTTGAAAAAAATAAAGCCTTGTTTGGTACTCAATTTATTATGTTGCCAAATCCTGCTTATGGTGACTGGGAAGGCAAGGTATACGATGGGAATTGGGGCGCATCGGCGGCTGAAAAAGACCAAATGCGTAAATCTAAGTTCCATGTTTGGCAGCCAGCAGAATAA
- the argC gene encoding N-acetyl-gamma-glutamyl-phosphate reductase, protein MKKVFIDGETGTTGLQVRERLINHPNIEVISIDPSKKRDIEEKRRLMKEADVTVLCLPDDAAIDSVILAKEEGCRILDASSVHRVAEGWVYGLPELDETQRAKIKDAQFVSNPGCYPTGAILLLKPLIEAGLLPADGDYSINAISGYSGGGNALIERYESTDKAPIFGAYGLTFNHKHLPEMKVWSGLDKAPIFVPSVGNFRQGMLTFLPIHLKSGITMEQLQAKLADVYANDTFVTVNGFNVIADNAAPFLTPHDLDNTNQVELSVLSAPDNQSGVLVAKLDNLGKGASGAAVQNLNIMLGFPEETAVNLH, encoded by the coding sequence GTGAAAAAAGTATTTATTGATGGCGAAACTGGCACAACAGGCCTTCAAGTAAGAGAACGTCTGATTAACCACCCAAACATTGAAGTCATCAGTATTGATCCTTCTAAAAAGCGCGATATTGAAGAAAAACGCCGCCTAATGAAAGAAGCCGATGTGACGGTACTTTGCCTGCCAGACGATGCCGCCATAGACAGCGTGATCTTAGCAAAAGAAGAAGGTTGCCGTATTCTAGATGCAAGCTCCGTACATCGTGTTGCAGAAGGTTGGGTTTATGGTTTACCTGAGTTGGATGAGACGCAACGCGCAAAAATCAAAGACGCCCAGTTTGTGTCTAATCCAGGTTGCTACCCAACTGGTGCGATCCTATTGCTAAAACCCTTAATTGAAGCGGGCTTATTGCCAGCGGATGGGGATTACTCAATCAATGCTATTTCAGGTTACAGTGGTGGCGGTAATGCCTTAATTGAACGTTATGAAAGCACAGACAAGGCGCCTATTTTTGGCGCCTATGGTTTAACGTTTAATCACAAACACTTACCTGAAATGAAAGTCTGGTCAGGCTTAGACAAAGCCCCTATTTTCGTACCAAGCGTGGGCAATTTCCGCCAAGGTATGTTGACCTTTTTGCCGATTCATTTGAAAAGCGGCATCACCATGGAACAGCTTCAAGCTAAACTGGCTGACGTTTATGCAAACGACACCTTTGTAACAGTGAATGGCTTTAATGTGATTGCCGATAACGCTGCGCCATTCTTAACGCCGCATGATCTAGACAATACAAACCAAGTAGAATTGTCTGTGCTCAGCGCACCAGACAACCAATCAGGTGTTCTGGTTGCTAAGCTAGACAATCTAGGGAAAGGCGCATCGGGTGCCGCCGTTCAAAACTTAAACATCATGTTAGGTTTTCCTGAAGAGACTGCAGTGAATCTTCACTAA
- a CDS encoding Fis family transcriptional regulator, whose product MKKTDKKIDNALREALTHVCETALESVDGFVWLTHLVNYNAFPNSLKIICVFKTDLALASAYDAKQDDYLCSLINNELSDANIKLSKPRQQVSFDTEEACERSHAGKWNERLKNSRCIKVKRACLVFCFALYAFHFSL is encoded by the coding sequence ATGAAAAAGACCGATAAAAAAATCGACAACGCGCTTCGCGAAGCCCTAACTCACGTATGTGAAACAGCATTAGAGTCTGTAGACGGATTTGTTTGGCTGACTCACTTAGTGAATTACAACGCCTTTCCAAATTCATTGAAAATTATTTGTGTGTTCAAAACCGATCTGGCACTTGCTAGTGCTTATGATGCAAAACAAGACGACTACTTATGCTCACTGATTAACAATGAGCTAAGCGACGCTAATATAAAGCTCAGCAAACCTCGTCAGCAGGTGAGCTTTGATACCGAAGAGGCATGCGAGAGATCTCACGCGGGTAAGTGGAATGAACGACTAAAAAATTCACGTTGCATTAAAGTAAAGCGTGCCTGTTTAGTCTTTTGCTTCGCCTTGTATGCGTTTCATTTCAGCTTGTAG
- a CDS encoding cation:proton antiporter domain-containing protein, with amino-acid sequence MTDALLLTFVFLVAGVISVPIASRLGLGSVLGYLLAGIIISPLLALLNVDISALQHFAELGVVLMLFLVGLELNPKKLWALKSKLLGLGGGQVALTAAFIMGLGMLLNQDWRTSLAVGLVLALSSTAIVIQTLTEKGLMKSDGGQSSFAVLLTQDIVVIPMLAFIPLLAAPELIESLSHTTNMAQAGNHSETVSLVAGLASWQKMLVTIGAIATVILSGSFLVTPIFRYIAVAQLRELFTATALMFVIGTTLLMSLVGLSPALGTFLAGVVLANSPYRHELESDIAPFKGLLLGLFFMTVGAGINFTLLFSHFPTILGLTIGLIMVKATTLLLLGWIFNIRGSNKWLFALGLAQAGEFGFVLLSFTVSNAVISQEIADTLLLVVALSMLLTPILFIVYDQIIAPRYASDQSAGHHEEFPDENKIIIAGSGRVGSTIDNILRLANYHSTVIDFSVKRLEALERFGVKNYFGDATRPDLLEAAGIDEASLFIIAIDNPEQTTKLVKYVKEKYPDLHIIARAFDNNHVYDLWAYGCRDIIRENFDSSLRMGRSAFEALGISQQKAGKMIEVFSQHDKVSMIEVADAHQIGVPFHENKTFIARLRKYLEEKNPQLQAEMKRIQGEAKD; translated from the coding sequence ATGACCGACGCACTCTTATTAACCTTTGTTTTTCTAGTGGCTGGAGTCATTTCTGTTCCTATCGCTTCCCGTCTCGGCCTAGGGTCTGTTTTGGGTTATTTGCTAGCGGGCATTATCATTAGCCCATTACTGGCACTGTTAAATGTAGATATCAGCGCCCTCCAACACTTTGCTGAGTTGGGCGTTGTTTTGATGCTCTTCCTCGTCGGATTAGAGCTCAACCCTAAAAAGCTTTGGGCATTGAAGTCAAAACTGCTCGGGTTAGGTGGCGGTCAAGTCGCCCTGACCGCCGCGTTTATCATGGGATTAGGTATGCTACTCAACCAAGACTGGCGAACCAGTTTAGCCGTTGGTTTAGTCCTTGCCCTTTCTTCTACCGCCATCGTCATTCAAACGCTCACTGAAAAAGGCCTGATGAAATCAGATGGCGGCCAATCGTCCTTCGCCGTTTTACTCACTCAAGACATTGTCGTCATTCCCATGCTCGCTTTTATTCCCCTGTTGGCAGCACCAGAGCTAATAGAGTCATTAAGTCACACCACTAATATGGCTCAAGCCGGAAATCATTCTGAGACCGTATCTTTAGTCGCTGGCTTAGCGTCGTGGCAAAAAATGCTAGTGACTATTGGCGCCATCGCCACCGTTATCTTAAGCGGCAGCTTTTTGGTAACACCTATTTTTCGTTATATTGCCGTCGCACAATTAAGAGAACTTTTTACCGCCACTGCACTGATGTTTGTTATCGGCACCACATTACTTATGTCTTTGGTTGGGCTTTCGCCTGCCTTAGGAACTTTTTTGGCCGGTGTGGTTCTGGCCAATTCGCCTTATCGCCATGAATTAGAAAGCGACATAGCGCCTTTTAAAGGTTTGTTACTTGGTTTGTTCTTTATGACCGTCGGTGCCGGCATTAATTTCACTCTATTGTTTAGTCACTTCCCTACTATTCTCGGATTAACCATTGGTTTAATCATGGTGAAAGCCACTACCTTATTATTGTTGGGATGGATTTTTAACATTCGCGGTTCGAACAAGTGGTTGTTTGCGCTAGGGCTTGCCCAAGCGGGTGAATTTGGGTTTGTTTTGCTATCTTTTACCGTCAGCAACGCCGTTATATCACAAGAAATAGCAGACACCTTGCTTCTCGTCGTTGCCCTATCGATGTTACTGACGCCCATATTATTCATCGTCTACGATCAAATAATTGCGCCTCGCTATGCGTCTGATCAAAGCGCTGGCCATCATGAGGAATTCCCCGATGAGAATAAAATTATCATTGCGGGTTCAGGCCGAGTTGGCAGTACCATTGACAACATTTTACGACTAGCAAACTACCATTCAACCGTGATTGATTTCAGCGTAAAACGACTGGAAGCACTGGAACGCTTTGGCGTCAAAAACTACTTTGGTGATGCAACACGCCCAGACTTATTAGAAGCCGCTGGCATTGATGAAGCATCGCTTTTCATTATCGCCATTGATAACCCAGAGCAAACTACCAAGCTCGTTAAATACGTGAAAGAAAAATACCCAGATTTGCATATCATTGCGCGAGCGTTCGACAACAATCACGTATACGACTTATGGGCGTATGGTTGTCGCGACATCATTCGGGAAAACTTCGACAGCAGTTTGCGCATGGGAAGGTCTGCTTTTGAAGCCTTAGGAATATCTCAGCAAAAAGCAGGAAAAATGATCGAAGTGTTCAGTCAGCATGATAAGGTTTCTATGATAGAAGTGGCTGACGCCCATCAAATTGGTGTGCCATTCCATGAGAATAAAACCTTTATTGCGCGTCTGCGTAAATATCTGGAAGAGAAAAACCCTCAACTACAAGCTGAAATGAAACGCATACAAGGCGAAGCAAAAGACTAA
- the hemG gene encoding menaquinone-dependent protoporphyrinogen IX dehydrogenase: protein MSNTLLIYSTTDGHTKKISLKMQAVIEQQGYAVTLLPVEEVTTDTLASHDAIVIGASIRYGKHQKVVTHFIEQHKAQLESKPSAFYTVNLVARKPEKCQPDTNPYIIKFLTQLEWKPSLRGVFAGKLNYQQYGPIDRNMIRFIMWMTKGPTDPKTNMEFTDWASVDKFALTVCEMK, encoded by the coding sequence ATGTCTAATACTTTGCTCATTTACTCCACGACAGACGGTCACACAAAAAAGATTAGCCTTAAAATGCAAGCTGTCATCGAACAGCAAGGCTATGCGGTCACCTTATTGCCCGTAGAAGAAGTCACGACCGACACATTAGCTAGCCACGACGCCATCGTCATTGGTGCCAGTATTCGTTATGGCAAACATCAAAAAGTCGTTACGCATTTCATCGAACAACATAAAGCGCAACTTGAAAGCAAGCCAAGTGCTTTTTACACGGTCAATTTAGTTGCTCGAAAGCCTGAAAAATGCCAGCCAGACACCAATCCATACATTATTAAATTTCTAACTCAACTAGAGTGGAAACCAAGTTTACGAGGTGTTTTTGCGGGAAAACTGAATTACCAACAATACGGTCCAATCGACCGTAATATGATTCGCTTCATTATGTGGATGACCAAAGGACCCACAGACCCAAAAACCAATATGGAATTTACCGATTGGGCAAGTGTCGACAAATTCGCACTGACCGTCTGCGAAATGAAATAA
- the rsgA gene encoding GTPase RsgA: protein MDSTFTLLDLGWQAYFQQQLSLDDLESNRIARICAQKGSHYELVSEFGLFVLESDPNMPSMVVGDWVITDTDHNFLRLLESSSSFKDIASNIDTVFLMCALNQDFNLALIKRYLELTHDAQADAVVILTKADTCEDATEKRAQVEKLDPLLIVETVNALDANSLRCLSPFHKKGKTIALLGAVGSGKSALINTLMQPTEDGKTKKTIGDSGALQIMPSGAILLDTEDMRELQLTEFDNSAIANFADIIALEKQCKFSDCHHQGEPGCAIKAAVLNKRLDEQRAANFLLLHNENNYDDQVIKSKPQEKFYRSSQSDVRARKHSAAE, encoded by the coding sequence ATGGATTCCACGTTTACTTTATTGGATTTAGGCTGGCAAGCTTACTTCCAACAACAGTTATCATTGGATGATTTAGAATCTAATCGTATTGCACGTATCTGCGCTCAAAAAGGCAGTCACTACGAGCTTGTTAGTGAATTCGGTTTATTTGTTTTAGAAAGTGATCCAAACATGCCAAGCATGGTCGTGGGTGACTGGGTTATTACCGACACTGATCACAATTTTTTGCGCTTGTTAGAGTCCAGTTCTTCATTTAAAGACATTGCCTCGAATATCGATACGGTATTTTTAATGTGTGCATTGAATCAAGATTTCAATCTAGCTCTGATCAAACGCTATTTAGAACTTACTCATGATGCCCAAGCCGATGCTGTTGTCATCCTGACAAAAGCAGACACCTGTGAAGACGCGACGGAAAAACGAGCTCAAGTAGAAAAGTTAGATCCGTTACTTATCGTCGAAACCGTGAACGCACTGGATGCTAACAGCTTACGCTGTTTGTCGCCTTTTCATAAAAAAGGCAAAACCATCGCTTTGCTTGGTGCCGTAGGTTCCGGAAAATCGGCGTTAATAAACACCTTAATGCAGCCCACTGAAGACGGTAAAACGAAAAAGACTATTGGCGACTCGGGCGCATTACAAATCATGCCTTCTGGGGCTATTTTGCTCGATACAGAAGACATGCGTGAGTTACAGCTTACTGAGTTTGATAACAGTGCCATTGCCAATTTTGCTGATATTATCGCCTTAGAAAAACAATGCAAATTCAGTGACTGTCATCATCAAGGCGAGCCCGGTTGCGCCATCAAAGCGGCCGTTTTAAATAAACGCTTAGACGAACAACGTGCAGCGAACTTTTTGTTACTTCATAACGAAAACAACTATGACGACCAAGTAATTAAATCCAAACCTCAAGAAAAATTCTATCGCAGTTCACAGTCCGACGTCCGAGCGAGAAAACACAGCGCTGCAGAATAA
- the aguA gene encoding agmatine deiminase, which produces MSTALYTSPRLDGFRMPAEHEQQEQVWMAWPTREDNWRENGKHAQAEFVAVATAIAQATDVTFIVDAQHYEQARLALPSQIRLLEIPSDDCWMRDIGATYIVNDKGERRANNWRFNAWGGELDGLYDSWEQDNAVAEKMAAVTGDVTYNAPFILEGGSIHVDGEGTLFTTEECLLHPSRNPDLSKEDIEDFLKVYLNVAKIIWLKQGLYNDETNGHIDNIMHVIRPGVVALTYCDDPSDPQYAISQDAFNVLSKTSDAKGRVLEVIKLPMPGPLFVSEEEAKNLTESPYMNRHVGERLAASYANFLISNNRVVFPLLDEKTDNQAKQILQRAFPTHSVIGVATRNILLGGGNIHCITQQVPKKYSLDANNK; this is translated from the coding sequence ATGAGCACTGCATTGTATACTTCACCAAGACTAGATGGCTTTCGCATGCCTGCGGAACACGAACAGCAAGAGCAAGTGTGGATGGCCTGGCCAACCCGGGAAGACAACTGGCGAGAAAACGGCAAACACGCTCAAGCTGAGTTTGTTGCGGTCGCTACGGCAATCGCTCAAGCGACCGACGTGACCTTTATTGTCGATGCTCAACACTACGAACAAGCTCGTCTCGCACTGCCTAGCCAGATCCGCCTTCTTGAAATTCCTTCAGATGACTGCTGGATGCGTGACATAGGTGCAACCTATATCGTCAATGACAAAGGCGAGCGCCGTGCAAACAACTGGCGATTCAATGCATGGGGTGGCGAACTCGATGGCTTATACGATTCTTGGGAACAAGATAATGCCGTCGCCGAAAAAATGGCCGCGGTGACAGGGGACGTCACCTATAACGCCCCGTTCATTCTTGAAGGCGGCTCTATTCATGTGGATGGTGAAGGTACTTTGTTTACGACAGAAGAATGCTTGCTTCACCCGAGCCGCAATCCAGACTTAAGCAAAGAAGACATCGAAGATTTTCTAAAGGTGTACTTAAACGTTGCAAAAATCATCTGGCTAAAACAAGGTCTTTATAATGATGAAACCAATGGTCACATCGACAACATAATGCATGTGATTCGACCGGGTGTAGTCGCACTGACATATTGTGACGATCCAAGCGATCCTCAATACGCCATCAGCCAAGATGCGTTCAACGTATTAAGCAAAACAAGCGATGCGAAAGGTCGAGTGCTGGAAGTCATCAAGTTACCAATGCCAGGCCCACTTTTTGTCTCTGAAGAAGAAGCCAAAAATTTGACTGAAAGCCCTTACATGAATCGCCACGTTGGTGAGCGCCTTGCCGCTTCTTATGCCAATTTTTTAATCAGCAACAATCGTGTTGTCTTTCCTTTACTTGATGAAAAAACCGACAACCAAGCTAAACAGATATTACAACGGGCTTTTCCAACTCACAGCGTCATCGGCGTAGCAACCAGAAATATATTATTAGGCGGTGGAAACATTCATTGTATTACTCAACAAGTGCCTAAGAAGTATTCCCTAGATGCCAACAATAAGTGA
- a CDS encoding sigma-54 interaction domain-containing protein: MSSPKLFMHVQDPLLASNLLSIQSVRQYELNISHQDENWLDQLATVQCDVALIEINSLHDTALKELISSPVLYQTEFLFFSQGMPDPILDKLMHKGAGFHYRAPFNLTLIESSLEEIFCELNLTKELISTQTSYLDQFGLLVGSSSAMHSLYRTIRKVAATKANAFIMGESGTGKELIANTLHVFSQRAEGPFVAINCGALSPELIDSELFGHVKGAFTGAHKDHQGVFEQAEGGTLFLDEVTEMPYEHQVKLLRVLESGEYKPVGAQQVKIANVRIIAATNRVLGDAIRDEVFREDLYFRLAQFPIMVPKLKDREGDACGLAQHFLAYRNNQDGKHKQLSAQSLEKISHYHWPGNVRELKHAIERAYILADHVIYPEHLVTNDLNDQTETDKSAGIPIGMRLDDIEKIAILKTLKKNDGNRTDTAKQLGISIKTLYNKLDKYDNTDFL, from the coding sequence ATGTCTTCACCAAAGCTATTTATGCATGTTCAAGATCCATTATTAGCTTCAAACTTGCTTTCTATTCAAAGCGTTCGACAGTATGAATTGAACATTAGCCATCAAGATGAAAACTGGCTAGATCAACTCGCGACGGTACAATGCGATGTTGCCCTTATTGAAATCAATTCATTGCATGACACCGCTTTAAAAGAGCTCATTAGTAGTCCTGTGCTATATCAAACAGAGTTTTTATTTTTCAGCCAAGGCATGCCAGATCCAATATTGGATAAGCTAATGCACAAAGGTGCTGGATTCCACTACCGAGCCCCGTTCAACTTAACGTTGATTGAATCGTCATTAGAAGAAATCTTTTGTGAACTCAATCTCACCAAAGAACTTATCAGCACACAAACGAGCTATCTCGACCAATTCGGCCTATTAGTCGGCTCTTCTTCTGCTATGCACTCGCTATACCGTACTATTCGAAAAGTCGCAGCAACAAAAGCCAACGCTTTCATCATGGGAGAAAGTGGTACCGGTAAAGAACTAATCGCTAACACTCTGCATGTTTTTAGCCAACGAGCAGAAGGCCCTTTCGTCGCAATAAACTGCGGCGCCCTTAGCCCTGAACTGATCGATAGTGAGTTATTTGGCCATGTAAAAGGCGCTTTCACAGGAGCACATAAAGATCACCAAGGAGTTTTCGAACAAGCAGAAGGTGGTACTTTATTCTTAGATGAAGTCACTGAAATGCCTTACGAACATCAAGTAAAGTTATTAAGAGTACTCGAAAGTGGCGAGTACAAACCGGTCGGAGCTCAGCAAGTAAAAATAGCTAACGTGCGAATTATTGCCGCAACAAACCGTGTACTCGGTGACGCCATCCGCGATGAAGTCTTCCGCGAAGATCTGTATTTTCGTTTAGCTCAATTCCCTATTATGGTGCCTAAACTAAAAGACAGAGAAGGTGACGCCTGCGGTCTTGCTCAGCATTTTTTAGCTTATCGAAACAACCAAGATGGCAAACACAAACAGCTTTCTGCACAAAGCTTAGAAAAAATCAGCCACTACCATTGGCCTGGTAATGTTCGAGAGCTAAAACATGCCATTGAACGAGCTTATATTCTGGCGGATCATGTCATTTATCCAGAACACCTCGTTACCAATGATTTAAATGACCAAACCGAGACAGATAAATCAGCGGGAATTCCTATTGGCATGCGTCTAGACGACATAGAAAAAATCGCAATATTAAAAACGCTCAAAAAAAATGATGGCAATAGAACAGACACCGCTAAACAACTTGGTATTAGCATCAAAACCCTCTACAACAAACTCGATAAATACGACAATACGGATTTTTTGTAA
- the hisA gene encoding phosphoribosylformimino-5-aminoimidazole carboxamide ribotide isomerase has product MTQFRPCIDLHQGKVKQIVGGSLNDKGATENFISEYNAEHYAAMYREHGLIGGHVIALGKGNQEEAISALRAYPDGLQFGGGVKHNNAASYLNAGASHVIVTSYLFKNGEFSWDRLDKIKRETGTDRLVLDLSCRRTDNGWYITTDRWQTITSTQVNQENLIELANHCDEFLIHAADVEGLQAGIDEELVHLLGQGCPVAVTYAGGARSLSDLKRVHELSNGKVDLTIGSALDIFGGRGVTLDECILWNQSQR; this is encoded by the coding sequence GTGACCCAATTCCGTCCTTGTATCGATCTACACCAAGGCAAGGTTAAGCAAATTGTGGGGGGCAGCCTGAATGACAAAGGAGCCACAGAAAACTTTATCAGTGAATACAATGCTGAACATTACGCCGCAATGTATCGTGAGCATGGTCTAATTGGCGGTCATGTTATTGCGTTAGGTAAAGGTAACCAAGAGGAAGCGATCAGCGCCTTACGTGCTTACCCTGATGGGTTACAATTTGGTGGCGGTGTGAAACACAATAATGCCGCAAGCTACCTAAATGCAGGCGCGTCTCACGTTATCGTCACCTCTTATTTGTTTAAAAACGGGGAGTTCTCGTGGGATCGTTTAGATAAAATCAAACGTGAAACGGGCACTGACCGCCTAGTACTGGATTTAAGCTGTCGTCGCACCGATAACGGCTGGTATATTACCACTGACCGCTGGCAAACCATTACGTCGACACAAGTAAACCAAGAAAACTTGATCGAGCTAGCAAACCACTGCGATGAATTTTTGATTCATGCCGCAGACGTAGAAGGATTACAAGCTGGTATTGATGAAGAGTTAGTCCACTTGCTCGGTCAGGGTTGCCCTGTCGCTGTCACTTATGCAGGCGGCGCTCGGTCACTTTCGGACCTTAAGCGTGTTCACGAATTGTCTAATGGCAAAGTCGATTTAACCATTGGTAGCGCACTGGATATATTTGGTGGGCGAGGTGTAACACTAGACGAATGTATTCTGTGGAATCAATCGCAAAGATAA
- the arfB gene encoding alternative ribosome rescue aminoacyl-tRNA hydrolase ArfB produces MLQITLAVAIPDHEIELTAIRAQGAGGQNVNKVSSAIHLRFNVANSSLPEFYKERLLALSNSRLTKDGDIVLKAQQHRTQELNREDALIRLKALILEAVRVQKARRPTKPSRSSQRKGMEQKKQKGQIKSLRRSNWD; encoded by the coding sequence ATGTTGCAAATTACCCTCGCCGTGGCGATCCCAGACCACGAAATAGAATTGACTGCGATACGGGCCCAAGGGGCTGGCGGTCAGAATGTGAATAAAGTGTCTTCTGCCATCCATCTTAGGTTCAATGTAGCCAATTCCTCATTACCTGAATTTTATAAGGAGCGGCTGCTAGCATTGAGTAATTCACGACTTACCAAAGACGGTGATATTGTTCTTAAGGCACAACAGCATCGAACGCAAGAGCTCAACCGCGAAGACGCATTAATACGTTTGAAGGCGCTAATCCTTGAAGCGGTGCGCGTACAGAAAGCCCGTCGTCCGACAAAACCGTCTCGCTCTTCCCAAAGGAAGGGGATGGAACAAAAGAAACAAAAAGGTCAAATTAAAAGTTTGAGACGCAGTAACTGGGATTAG
- a CDS encoding O-acetylhomoserine aminocarboxypropyltransferase/cysteine synthase family protein, translating into MKLESLALHHGYTSEATTKAAAVPIYQTTSYTFDDTQHGADLFDLKVKGNIYTRIMNPTTDVLEQRVAAMEGGIAALAVASGMAAITYAIECICEVGSNIVSTSQLYGGTYNLFAHSFPRQGIETRMVSADDFAGFEAAIDDNTRAIFCESIGNPAGNIVDIEALAAIANKHGIPLIVDNTVATPFLCRPFELGAHIVVHSLTKYIGGHGTTVGGIIVDSGKFDWVANKKRFAMLNEPDPSYHDVVYTEALGAAAYIGRCRVVPLRNTGAALSPHSAFLIMQGLETLGLRMERHCSNAEALAVFLQNHKKVSWVNYAALPENKYNEMSQRITSGKASGVLSFGIKGGIAAGTQFIDALEMVLRLVNIGDAKSLACHPASTTHRQLNDEELAKAGVSRDLVRISVGIENIEDIIADISQALDKVTV; encoded by the coding sequence ATGAAATTAGAATCTCTTGCACTGCATCACGGTTATACATCTGAAGCGACGACCAAAGCGGCGGCTGTGCCTATCTACCAAACGACGTCTTATACTTTTGATGACACTCAGCATGGCGCTGATTTGTTTGATCTAAAGGTAAAGGGCAATATTTACACTCGAATCATGAACCCAACCACCGATGTGTTAGAGCAGCGAGTGGCGGCGATGGAAGGCGGAATTGCCGCCTTAGCGGTAGCATCTGGTATGGCCGCCATTACATACGCGATAGAATGTATATGTGAAGTTGGCTCTAATATTGTTAGCACTAGTCAACTTTATGGTGGCACTTACAATTTATTTGCTCATAGCTTTCCACGACAAGGCATTGAAACCCGTATGGTTTCAGCGGATGATTTTGCGGGTTTTGAAGCGGCAATAGATGACAATACCCGCGCTATTTTCTGTGAATCGATCGGAAACCCTGCCGGTAATATTGTTGATATCGAAGCGTTAGCAGCCATCGCGAATAAGCATGGAATCCCTCTTATTGTTGATAATACGGTAGCGACACCATTCCTATGTCGTCCTTTCGAACTCGGTGCGCATATTGTTGTGCATTCTTTGACAAAATACATTGGCGGTCATGGCACGACTGTTGGCGGTATTATTGTGGATTCCGGTAAGTTTGATTGGGTGGCCAACAAAAAGCGCTTTGCGATGCTGAACGAACCAGATCCGTCTTATCATGATGTTGTTTACACCGAAGCGTTAGGCGCAGCGGCGTATATTGGTCGTTGTCGAGTGGTTCCATTACGCAACACAGGGGCTGCGTTGTCGCCGCACAGTGCTTTCTTGATAATGCAAGGTTTGGAAACACTGGGTCTAAGAATGGAGCGTCATTGCTCTAATGCTGAGGCATTGGCTGTTTTTCTTCAGAACCATAAGAAAGTGAGTTGGGTCAATTACGCCGCGTTGCCAGAAAACAAATATAATGAAATGAGTCAACGTATTACCAGCGGTAAAGCATCTGGTGTATTGAGCTTTGGTATTAAAGGTGGCATTGCAGCGGGTACACAATTCATTGACGCATTAGAGATGGTATTACGTCTTGTAAACATTGGTGATGCTAAATCGTTAGCCTGTCACCCAGCGTCAACAACACACCGTCAATTAAACGATGAGGAATTGGCGAAAGCGGGCGTTAGCCGAGATCTTGTTCGTATTTCAGTAGGAATTGAAAACATCGAAGATATTATTGCCGATATCTCTCAGGCACTCGATAAAGTAACGGTTTAA